TTCTTGGCGTCTAAGTTTCTAATAACTAGAGCTATATCTAAATCACTACTCCCCATAGTCCTCCCTTTTATAACAGAACCGTAAACTATAGCTTCCTTAACATCTACTAAGTTCCTGGCAGAATTAAGTACCAACAATGCAATATTCTTCCAGTTTTCCTCAAGGTATTTTATTCTCTCTATTCCGAACACCACTTATCTCCCCAGACTTTTCTTACAAGATTAATTACCTCCCTAGCGGTATTTAAGCAGATTTCTGCATCATCCTTTCCAAGCCCATAAGAAAAATACTGTCCCCTTTGTCTAGCATCTTCTAAAAGAATGAGCTCTCCTCTTTTAGCCTTTATGAACTCAGAAATTTCATCTTTTAATATAAGTGTTGATAGCACAGATAAAAGCTTTCTTAT
The sequence above is drawn from the Sulfurisphaera tokodaii str. 7 genome and encodes:
- a CDS encoding HEPN domain-containing protein; the protein is MHELHVTLCKRSLEYLKASEEAFINGLYNASGLMSQISAELAIKATIAFLGYSFPETHEIRKLLSVLSTLILKDEISEFIKAKRGELILLEDARQRGQYFSYGLGKDDAEICLNTAREVINLVRKVWGDKWCSE
- a CDS encoding nucleotidyltransferase domain-containing protein; amino-acid sequence: MFGIERIKYLEENWKNIALLVLNSARNLVDVKEAIVYGSVIKGRTMGSSDLDIALVIRNLDAKKLSELLIKIHLSLPEDISELVDLNLIDEKDEKEFLKFAGYYIILK